In one Vulgatibacter incomptus genomic region, the following are encoded:
- a CDS encoding efflux RND transporter periplasmic adaptor subunit, producing the protein MSDMIENQLHEGEEPPPPGVRTAGMFRWAMLAIALLGAGYTVLLATGVVGGASAAAVQYHCPMHPTVVSDVPGECPICGMDLVPIDGGASGSEHAHGHDHGDADGSIARAAKQLGARPGQWICPMPEDGVVRDEPGRCEKCGMSLVQVPGDDTRGQEGPAIYSCPMHPEVEHEGPGKCPKCGMYLVRKAADGAQAEQGVAPGHAHPAAGESHEHSAEAGKGVPGLTEVVIPSERLARIGVRTAKVERGRLEGQVRTVGVVAPDERRRYVVQARFSGWIEKLLVDETGATVRTGEPLLQIYSPELYQAQVEYLNALKWSPELQDAASQRLRLLGIAEADLAALRKAGKAQRTMTLRAPGAGHVLRKGAIAGAYVSPGDVLFEVADLSRIWVLADVFEQEIPRVQVGATATFAAAAHPGDRFVGKVSFVYPTVEPSTRTMKVRLEIANASIALRPGMFGDVRLDVEAPEGAIVPRDAVIDSGEHVYAIVARGGGRFTPREVHITGRAGDHVMVVGLDDGEEVVTGAGFFIDSESRLRAALAGMGGGHDHGDLKDSRALAEPGAEKTKGVTP; encoded by the coding sequence ATGAGCGACATGATCGAGAACCAGCTCCACGAGGGCGAGGAGCCGCCTCCCCCCGGCGTCCGCACGGCGGGGATGTTCCGCTGGGCGATGCTCGCCATCGCGCTCCTGGGCGCCGGCTACACCGTGCTCCTCGCCACCGGCGTGGTCGGGGGGGCCTCGGCGGCAGCCGTGCAGTACCACTGCCCGATGCATCCCACGGTCGTCTCCGACGTGCCGGGGGAGTGCCCGATCTGCGGGATGGATCTGGTGCCGATCGACGGGGGCGCCAGCGGCTCCGAGCACGCGCACGGCCACGATCACGGAGATGCCGACGGCTCGATCGCCCGGGCGGCGAAGCAGCTCGGCGCCAGGCCTGGCCAGTGGATCTGCCCCATGCCGGAGGACGGCGTGGTCCGGGACGAGCCCGGTCGCTGCGAGAAGTGCGGGATGTCGCTGGTCCAGGTGCCGGGTGACGATACAAGGGGTCAGGAAGGGCCGGCGATCTACAGCTGCCCGATGCATCCGGAGGTCGAGCACGAGGGCCCGGGAAAGTGCCCGAAGTGCGGGATGTACCTGGTGCGCAAGGCCGCGGACGGTGCGCAGGCGGAACAGGGCGTGGCCCCCGGGCATGCGCATCCCGCTGCCGGTGAATCGCACGAACACTCGGCCGAAGCGGGGAAAGGCGTCCCCGGCCTCACCGAGGTCGTGATCCCGTCGGAGCGCCTGGCGCGGATCGGCGTGCGCACCGCCAAGGTGGAGCGCGGCCGCCTCGAGGGCCAGGTGCGCACCGTGGGCGTGGTGGCGCCGGACGAGCGGCGCCGCTACGTGGTCCAGGCGCGCTTCTCGGGCTGGATCGAGAAGCTCCTGGTGGACGAGACCGGCGCCACGGTCCGCACCGGAGAGCCGCTCCTGCAGATCTACAGCCCGGAGCTCTACCAGGCCCAGGTCGAGTACCTGAACGCGCTCAAGTGGAGCCCCGAGCTCCAGGACGCCGCCTCCCAGCGGCTGCGGCTCCTCGGGATCGCCGAGGCGGATCTCGCGGCGCTTCGAAAGGCGGGCAAGGCCCAGCGCACCATGACCTTGCGGGCGCCGGGAGCGGGCCACGTGCTGCGGAAGGGCGCGATCGCCGGCGCCTATGTCTCTCCCGGCGACGTGCTCTTCGAGGTCGCGGACCTCTCGCGGATCTGGGTGCTCGCCGACGTCTTCGAGCAGGAGATCCCGCGGGTGCAGGTGGGCGCTACCGCCACCTTCGCTGCCGCCGCCCACCCGGGCGATCGCTTCGTCGGCAAGGTCTCCTTCGTCTATCCCACCGTGGAGCCCTCCACCCGCACGATGAAGGTCCGGCTGGAGATCGCGAACGCGAGCATCGCGCTGCGCCCCGGCATGTTCGGCGACGTGCGCCTCGACGTGGAGGCGCCGGAGGGCGCGATCGTCCCGCGGGACGCCGTGATCGACAGCGGCGAGCACGTCTACGCCATCGTCGCCCGCGGCGGAGGGCGGTTCACTCCGCGTGAAGTGCATATCACCGGACGCGCGGGGGACCACGTGATGGTAGTCGGCCTCGATGACGGCGAGGAGGTGGTCACCGGCGCGGGCTTCTTCATCGACTCGGAGAGCCGGCTGCGCGCGGCTCTCGCCGGCATGGGCGGGGGCCACGACCACGGAGATCTCAAGGATTCACGAGCTCTCGCGGAGCCTGGGGCGGAGAAGACGAAAGGAGTCACGCCGTGA
- a CDS encoding TolC family protein — MLTAFTLIAALAAGAPPASEPAPLVWSEVLNQVLRRNQDLAAYASDREAASERARAAAAYPDPSIGFAIRSLPVPSFSFTQDEMTMKEVLLKQRLPWFGKRDLRREAGDKVAEATGAMADSQRLALAEATADGYAELWLVLSSRAVLEEQTGALERLVALTRARFAAGRQSQADVIRAEAELERLRLPAFELREREVAARAVLAALLSQQEPVGGKPALPDLPDLPSEAALVADLESHPELQVLTRQEEQARLEARLAQREKWPDPEVGLAYGFRTNHPDMVGAEVMIPIPVFAASNQDRLAAAARAEAESASRRRVALRESLASQLRTARAASIREQERLDLYEQELLPRARQTVSAAIGAYQSGGVDFLTLLDAEVQRFGQELEALSSRAGLLRARGRLARASGSLSTLFAMNGGAR, encoded by the coding sequence GTGTTGACTGCTTTTACGCTAATTGCCGCCCTGGCGGCAGGAGCGCCGCCCGCATCGGAGCCGGCGCCCCTCGTCTGGTCCGAGGTCCTGAACCAGGTGTTGCGCCGCAACCAGGACCTCGCCGCCTACGCATCCGATCGCGAGGCGGCCTCCGAGCGCGCGAGGGCCGCCGCCGCGTATCCCGATCCCTCGATCGGCTTCGCGATCCGGAGCCTCCCCGTGCCCTCGTTCTCGTTCACCCAGGACGAGATGACGATGAAGGAGGTGCTGCTCAAGCAGCGCCTCCCGTGGTTCGGGAAGCGAGACCTCCGGCGAGAGGCCGGAGACAAGGTGGCCGAGGCCACCGGCGCGATGGCCGACTCTCAGCGCCTGGCCCTCGCGGAGGCTACCGCCGACGGCTACGCCGAGCTCTGGCTCGTCCTCTCCTCGAGGGCGGTGCTCGAGGAGCAGACCGGTGCGCTCGAGAGGCTGGTCGCCCTCACCAGGGCCCGGTTCGCAGCGGGCCGCCAGAGCCAGGCGGACGTGATCCGCGCGGAGGCCGAGCTCGAGCGGCTCCGGCTTCCCGCATTCGAGCTCCGGGAGCGGGAGGTCGCTGCGCGGGCGGTCCTCGCGGCGCTCCTCTCCCAGCAGGAGCCGGTGGGAGGCAAGCCGGCGCTCCCCGATCTGCCTGACCTCCCGTCGGAGGCGGCGCTCGTGGCAGACCTGGAGAGCCATCCGGAGCTGCAGGTGCTGACGCGGCAGGAGGAGCAGGCGCGACTGGAGGCGAGGCTGGCGCAGCGGGAGAAGTGGCCCGATCCCGAGGTGGGCCTCGCCTACGGCTTCCGAACCAACCACCCCGACATGGTCGGGGCCGAGGTGATGATCCCCATCCCGGTCTTCGCCGCGTCGAACCAGGACCGGCTCGCCGCCGCCGCCCGGGCGGAAGCCGAGTCCGCGTCGCGGAGGCGGGTCGCGCTCCGCGAGTCCCTGGCCTCGCAGCTGCGGACCGCCAGGGCCGCCTCGATCCGCGAGCAGGAGCGCCTGGATCTCTACGAGCAGGAGCTCCTCCCCAGGGCCCGCCAGACCGTGTCGGCCGCCATCGGCGCCTACCAGTCCGGCGGTGTCGACTTCCTCACCCTCCTCGACGCGGAGGTGCAGCGCTTCGGCCAGGAGCTCGAGGCGCTCTCGTCCCGGGCCGGCCTCCTCCGCGCCCGTGGGCGTCTCGCCCGTGCGTCGGGCTCCCTCTCGACCCTCTTTGCGATGAACGGCGGTGCACGATGA